In Schistocerca nitens isolate TAMUIC-IGC-003100 chromosome 10, iqSchNite1.1, whole genome shotgun sequence, a single window of DNA contains:
- the LOC126209788 gene encoding thioredoxin reductase 1, cytoplasmic-like produces the protein MHVEADSDVATRHRTGASGDVPEGTREKGTYDLVVVGGGSGGLAAANEAAELGRKVALCDYVKPSPRGTTWGLGGTCSNVGCVPKILMHRAATLGVDIGEAAPYGWSLPSDKIHDWETLVEEVQVFIKSTNIAARKKLVTNKVVYHNAFAEFESAHRIKVRTAKNEVSTLTAENFIIAVGGRPRYLDIPGAREYAITSDDLFSLKYNPGKTVIVGSSFIALECAGVLSGLGMDVTVLARSKLLDRLDQHMAEMVANYMESHGVKFIRRCVPTSIEKTGDGTPPLLKVHAAKRDGGDPFVIDCNTVLLATGRVPNTRNIGLENIGVTMNKSTGKIIVDEDERTSVQNIFAIGDVIDGKPELTPVAIKTGRLLSRRLYGGASTRMDYTLIPTTLFTPLEYGSVGLSEELATAQHGKENIEVYHSHFNPQYQALTMKDESVPYMKVVCLKREQDRIIGFHIFGPHAGEITQGFSLCLKLGAKLKDLQTLVGIHPTCAEIATHLSISKSSGKSVLRTFC, from the coding sequence ATGCATGTTGAAGCAGACAGTGACGTTGCAACGAGGCACAGAACTGGGGCTTCGGGGGATGTGCCTGAGGGTACCCGGGAAAAGGGCACGTACGATTTGGTGGTGGTCGGAGGTGGATCAGGTGGCCTCGCTGCAGCCAATGAAGCGGCGGAGTTGGGGCGGAAAGTGGCGCTGTGCGATTACGTCAAGCCTTCACCCAGGGGGACAACCTGGGGCCTCGGAGGCACGTGTTCCAATGTGGGCTGCGTGCCCAAAATACTTATGCATAGAGCGGCGACGCTCGGAGTTGACATCGGGGAAGCCGCACCGTATGGTTGGAGTCTACCTTCAGATAAAATCCACGACTGGGAAACATTAGTGGAAGAAGTCCAGGTCTTCATAAAGTCCACAAATATTGCAGCTCGAAAAAAGTTAGTAACTAATAAAGTTGTATATCATAATGCTTTCGCTGAATTTGAGAGTGCTCATCGCATCAAAGTGCGAACTGCTAAAAACGAAGTATCAACTCTCACAGCTGAAAATTTTATAATAGCTGTTGGTGGCCGTCCACGGTATCTTGACATACCTGGTGCAAGAGAGTATGCCATAACATCTGATGATCTTTTCTCTCTGAAATACAATCCCGGAAAGACAGTAATTGTTGGTTCCTCATTCATTGCACTTGAGTGTGCTGGGGTTTTATCCGGATTAGGTATGGATGTGACTGTTTTGGCTCGATCAAAACTGCTGGACCGCTTAGACCAACACATGGCCGAAATGGTCGCAAACTACATGGAATCCCACGGAGTAAAGTTCATCAGGAGGTGTGTCCCTACTAGCATTGAAAAGACTGGGGATGGCACTCCACCACTTTTAAAGGTTCATGCGGCAAAACGTGACGGTGGAGACCCATTTGTTATAGACTGTAATACTGTTTTACTTGCAACTGGCAGAGTACCAAACACCAGAAATATCGGTTTAGAAAATATTGGAGTAACAATGAATAAGTCGACTGGAAAAATCATAGTGGATGAGGATGAACGTACatcagtgcaaaatatatttgcgatTGGAGATGTAATTGATGGAAAACCAGAGTTGACACCAGTAGCCATTAAAACTGGAAGGTTGCTGAGTCGGAGACTGTATGGTGGTGCGTCGACGAGGATGGACTATACATTAATCCCAACAACGTTATTTACTCCGTTAGAGTATGGTAGCGTTGGTCTCTCTGAGGAACTTGCTACTGCCCAACACGGCAAGGAAAATATTGAAGTATATCACTCTCACTTCAATCCGCAATATCAGGCTCTAACAATGAAGGATGAAAGCGTACCTTACATGAAAGTAGTATGCTTGAAGAGAGAGCAGGATAGAATTATTGGCTTCCATATATTTGGCCCACATGCCGGCGAAATTACTCAGGGCTTTAGTCTTTGTTTGAAACTTGGAGCAAAGCTGAAAGATTTACAGACTCTTGTGGGAATTCATCCAACTTGTGCCGAAATTGCGACACATCTATCAATCAGCAAATCATCTGGGAAGAGTGTGCTGAGGACATTCTGCTGA